The Pontibacillus halophilus JSM 076056 = DSM 19796 genome includes a window with the following:
- the purQ gene encoding phosphoribosylformylglycinamidine synthase subunit PurQ yields the protein MKYAVIVFPGSNCDHDLHEAVSTIMGEEATFVWHTERDLSGYDGILLPGGFSYGDYLRSGAIAAMSPILTAVKEEAGKGKPVLGICNGFQILLESGLLPGAMLRNENQSFICRPQQIKVVRNDTLFTEMYEWGERVQFPVAHGEGNYYCDEKTLKQLQAHNQIVFTYEGNPNGSVHDIAGIVNKEGNVLGMMPHPERAMEKLLGSEDGRRLFQSMIQHGRERYATYA from the coding sequence ATGAAGTATGCGGTCATTGTATTCCCAGGTTCGAATTGCGATCATGACCTACATGAGGCCGTCTCTACAATTATGGGAGAAGAGGCTACATTCGTTTGGCATACGGAGCGAGATTTAAGCGGATATGATGGCATTTTACTTCCTGGCGGTTTCTCTTACGGGGACTATCTGCGTTCAGGAGCCATTGCGGCTATGTCCCCCATCCTTACAGCTGTTAAAGAAGAAGCAGGCAAAGGGAAGCCGGTGCTAGGCATTTGTAATGGATTTCAAATCTTGCTTGAGAGTGGGCTGCTTCCAGGTGCGATGCTTCGGAATGAGAATCAGTCATTTATTTGTCGACCTCAACAGATTAAGGTGGTTCGGAATGACACGTTGTTTACGGAAATGTATGAATGGGGTGAACGTGTTCAGTTTCCGGTTGCACATGGCGAGGGGAATTATTATTGCGATGAGAAGACGTTAAAGCAGCTACAAGCCCATAACCAAATCGTATTTACGTATGAAGGGAATCCGAATGGTTCCGTTCATGACATCGCTGGCATTGTGAACAAAGAAGGGAATGTACTTGGCATGATGCCCCATCCAGAGCGTGCCATGGAGAAGTTGCTTGGTAGCGAAGACGGACGACGACTCTTTCAATCTATGATTCAACACGGGAGGGAACGCTATGCTACGTACGCTTGA
- the purS gene encoding phosphoribosylformylglycinamidine synthase subunit PurS, protein MYKVTVIVTLKTGILDPQGKTIRQSFQSLDYDGVVDVKTGKVYTLMLESSEESVVRSMCERVLSNPVMEDYTYTIEEVVPS, encoded by the coding sequence ATGTATAAAGTAACCGTTATTGTAACGTTGAAGACAGGTATTTTGGACCCTCAAGGCAAGACCATTCGTCAGTCATTTCAATCGTTAGACTATGATGGGGTCGTAGATGTGAAAACGGGGAAAGTGTATACATTAATGTTGGAATCTTCTGAAGAAAGTGTTGTCCGGAGTATGTGCGAACGCGTGTTAAGTAATCCGGTCATGGAAGACTACACATACACGATTGAGGAGGTTGTTCCTTCATGA
- the purC gene encoding phosphoribosylaminoimidazolesuccinocarboxamide synthase: MKGSLLYEGKAKKVYTILGEDNQLILEYKDEVTAFNGVKKDYLPGKGRLINLISSILFAYCNQQGIHTHFIDSLSDTEQIVEHTRMIPLEVVVRNKATGSIQKRLGLEEGVAFKEPIVQLYYKEDALNDPFINEGEAKMLTGCTSEELHYIQAEAKKVNKVLLPLFQRIGLQLIDFKLEFGRRHDRTIIVADELSPDTCRLWEAGSNRKLDKDVFRQEIGSLLESYEEILTRLEAGAHV, from the coding sequence ATGAAAGGATCACTCTTATACGAGGGGAAAGCTAAGAAAGTCTATACGATATTAGGAGAAGACAACCAGCTTATCCTTGAATACAAAGACGAAGTTACAGCCTTTAATGGCGTAAAGAAAGACTACCTCCCAGGCAAAGGAAGACTAATCAACCTCATCTCTAGCATTCTATTTGCCTACTGCAACCAACAAGGGATCCACACCCATTTCATAGACTCCTTATCTGATACCGAACAAATTGTTGAACACACACGCATGATTCCACTCGAAGTTGTCGTCCGTAACAAGGCTACCGGCAGCATTCAAAAGCGTCTTGGACTAGAGGAAGGCGTTGCGTTTAAGGAACCAATTGTTCAATTGTATTACAAAGAGGACGCCCTGAATGACCCATTCATTAATGAGGGTGAGGCGAAGATGCTGACAGGCTGCACATCAGAAGAACTACACTACATTCAAGCAGAAGCGAAAAAGGTAAATAAGGTGCTTCTTCCTCTATTTCAACGAATTGGACTACAGCTAATTGATTTCAAGTTAGAGTTTGGGAGACGGCATGACCGTACCATCATTGTAGCGGATGAACTATCGCCAGATACGTGCCGATTATGGGAAGCGGGTTCGAATCGAAAGCTCGACAAGGACGTGTTCAGGCAAGAGATTGGGAGTTTACTAGAAAGCTATGAGGAAATTCTAACTCGACTGGAGGCAGGGGCTCATGTATAA